Proteins co-encoded in one Amaranthus tricolor cultivar Red isolate AtriRed21 chromosome 7, ASM2621246v1, whole genome shotgun sequence genomic window:
- the LOC130818371 gene encoding heterogeneous nuclear ribonucleoprotein 1-like yields the protein MQSDLGKLFIGGISWDTDENKLKEYFGQYGEVVEAMIMRDRTTNRARGFGFIVFADPVVAERVVMEKHMIDGRTVEAKKAVPRDDQQISNRNNNLIHGSPGPGPTKKIFVGGLASTVTESDFKKYFEQFGIITDVVVMYDHNTQRPRGFGFITYDSEDAVDSVLQQTFHQLNGKMVEVKRAVPKELSPGPSRSPLVGYGSYGMSRASNFINSYAQGYNLNSIAGYGRLNPLVTGRTGLPPFGNPGFGMSMNMEPGLNASYGANSNFSNSLGFGRALGPFFNGNSNRYNTPIGFNVGNTRGDSLANSAARNVWGNGSFSSPANPVSPGAFLGSGSGNFSASLGNNGANWSSSSSVSQGGSINPGYSSGNLGYGFNDGYGLGSEGYGRTHTSDSAPAATFAASTGGFDTPYGDLYRGGSGYGDSTWRSSSPELEGSGFGLGNAAADIASRTSDGLIGGYGAANRQANRGIAAYKRPFEHPSVRL from the exons atgcagTCAGATCTTGGTAAGCTTTTCATTGGTGGGATTTCATGGGACACAGATGAGAATAAGTTGAAGGAGTATTTTGGACAATATGGAGAAGTGGTGGAGGCTATGATCATGAGGGATCGTACCACAAATCGTGCCCGTGGATTTGGTTTTATTGTCTTTGCTGATCCTGTTGTTGCTGAGAGAGTTGTGATGGAAAAACACATGATTGACGGCAGAACA GTTGAAGCAAAGAAAGCAGTCCCTAGGGATGATCAGCAGATTTCGAATAGGAACAATAATCTCATCCATGGATCTCCTGGTCCTGGACCTACCAAAAAGATTTTTGTAGGAGGTTTAGCGTCTACAGTTACCGAGAGTGATTTCAAGAAGTACTTTGAGCAGTTTGGTATCATTACTGATGTTGTGGTAATGTATGATCATAACACCCAAAGGCCAAGAGGGTTTGGTTTCATCACTTATGACTCAGAAGATGCTGTAGATAGTGTGTTGCAGCAAACTTTCCATCAACTCAATGGAAAAATGGTAGAGGTTAAGCGGGCAGTACCAAAAGAGCTATCCCCAGGCCCGAGTCGCAGCCCCCTAGTAGGATACGGTAGTTATGGTATGAGTAGGGCTAGCAACTTCATCAATAGTTATGCTCAAGGTTACAATCTTAACTCTATTGCAGGATATGGTAGACTTAATCCTCTTGTTACTGGTCGAACCGGTCTTCCCCCATTTGGTAATCCTGGATTTGGAATGAGTATGAATATGGAGCCAGGATTGAATGCTAGCTATGGTGCAAACTCTAACTTCAGCAACAGTCTGGGTTTTGGCCGTGCTTTGGGACCTTTTTTTAATGGCAACTCGAACAGATACAACACTCCTATTGGGTTTAATGTGGGTAATACAAGAGGTGATTCTCTGGCAAACTCAGCAGCAAGAAATGTCTGGGGAAATGGTTCTTTTAGCAGTCCCGCAAATCCGGTCAGTCCTGGAGCTTTTTTAGGATCTGGTAGTGGCAATTTCAGTGCCTCACTCGGAAATAATGGAGCTAACTGGAGTTCATCTTCTTCCGTATCCCAAGGTGGCAGTATTAATCCTGGATATAGCAGTGGAAATCTTggttatggttttaatgatggtTATGGATTGGGAAGTGAGGGTTACGGAAGAACTCATACTTCGGATTCAGCtccagctgctacttttgctgcaTCCACAGGTGGTTTTGATACACCTTATGGAGACCTATATCGTGGTGGGTCAGGTTATGGTGATTCAACATGGCGCTCTAGCTCTCCTGAGCTTGAGGGATCTGGTTTTGGTCTCGGCAATGCAGCTGCAGATATTGCTTCCAGAACTTCTGATGGTTTGATTGGAGGATACGGTGCGGCAAATAGACAAGCAAATAGAG GAATTGCAGCATATAAGAGGCCATTCGAGCATCCCTCAGTAAGACTGTGA